From the Microbacterium thalassium genome, one window contains:
- the glgX gene encoding glycogen debranching protein GlgX, protein MSSQQSPVITPPGLLSTDLDDLGVRFGPEGGTLRVWSGSANAVELVMFDTADLDWATATVPMEPLGGGVWAATSKRLKPGTVYAIRVDGPPGPGATFNSGTLLVEPYSRGLVSGGYGDWRSVAVDGSFDWGGVAKPATPMDRTVIYEGHLKGMSKRHPLIPPALHGTYAGLAHPAMIDHFLSLGVTAIELLPVHAFITEPRLLEHGLSNYWGYNTLNFFTPHAPYATDEARRQGPEAVLREFKGMVRLLHEAGLEVILDVVYNHTSEAGIGGPRSSLRGIDNNAYYRQHDDGAYIDVTGCGNAVNTATDAASRLVLDSLRYWANDVQIDGFRFDLAVTLGRDEIHHFSPEHPLLRAIVDDPALAGVKKIAEPWDVGMGGWQTGNFGDGWHEWNDRYRDRVRNFWLSDVDYARRASTAPVGIGGLATRLAGSSNTFSAERGPVASVNFVTAHDGFTLNDLVSYDVKHNLGNGEQNRDGADTNRSFNHGAEGRTDDERILATRRKAMRNLMGTLLLSAGVPMITAGDEFGRTQRGNNNAYCHDSPLTWLSWDHAPWQRDLLSHVQRLIGIRHENPALRPVRFARLDEHTPSASVMDWYDRHGEMMSSERWTNPAHRTLQYVATSTPEAEHPNRVLLMVHGNESPIEVTLPAVDGVTRFVSQWSSADERPSDEHASYAPGDTVSLEGTSMHLFRAE, encoded by the coding sequence ATGTCGAGTCAACAGTCCCCGGTCATCACTCCTCCGGGGCTGCTCAGCACCGACCTCGACGATCTGGGCGTCAGGTTCGGCCCCGAGGGCGGAACCCTGCGTGTCTGGTCGGGATCGGCGAACGCGGTCGAGCTCGTCATGTTCGACACCGCCGACCTCGACTGGGCGACCGCGACGGTGCCGATGGAGCCGCTCGGCGGCGGCGTGTGGGCCGCGACCTCGAAGCGGCTGAAGCCCGGCACCGTGTACGCGATCCGGGTCGACGGGCCGCCCGGTCCGGGCGCGACGTTCAACTCCGGGACGCTGCTGGTCGAGCCGTACTCGCGCGGACTGGTCAGCGGCGGCTACGGGGACTGGCGCTCGGTCGCCGTGGACGGCTCGTTCGACTGGGGTGGAGTCGCCAAGCCCGCAACACCCATGGACCGCACCGTGATCTACGAGGGCCACCTCAAGGGCATGTCCAAGCGGCACCCGCTCATCCCGCCCGCCCTCCACGGCACCTACGCGGGGCTGGCGCATCCCGCGATGATCGACCACTTCCTCTCACTCGGCGTCACCGCGATCGAGCTGCTCCCCGTGCACGCGTTCATCACCGAGCCGCGCCTGCTCGAGCACGGCCTGTCGAACTACTGGGGCTACAACACCCTCAACTTCTTCACGCCGCACGCGCCCTACGCCACCGACGAGGCCCGGCGGCAGGGACCCGAGGCGGTCCTGCGCGAGTTCAAGGGCATGGTGCGGCTGCTCCACGAGGCCGGCCTCGAGGTGATCCTCGACGTGGTCTACAACCACACCTCCGAAGCGGGCATCGGCGGCCCCCGCTCGAGCCTGCGCGGCATCGACAACAACGCCTACTACCGGCAGCACGACGACGGCGCGTACATCGACGTCACCGGGTGCGGCAACGCGGTGAACACCGCGACGGATGCCGCCTCGCGCCTCGTGCTCGACTCGCTGCGGTACTGGGCGAACGACGTGCAGATCGACGGCTTCCGCTTCGACCTGGCCGTCACCCTCGGCCGCGACGAGATCCACCACTTCTCGCCCGAGCACCCGCTGCTGCGGGCGATCGTCGACGACCCCGCGCTGGCGGGCGTGAAGAAGATCGCGGAGCCGTGGGACGTCGGCATGGGCGGATGGCAGACCGGCAACTTCGGCGACGGCTGGCACGAGTGGAACGACCGCTACCGCGACCGGGTCCGCAATTTCTGGCTCAGCGACGTCGACTACGCGCGGCGGGCCTCCACCGCCCCGGTCGGCATCGGCGGGCTCGCCACGCGACTCGCGGGATCGTCGAACACCTTCAGCGCCGAGCGGGGCCCCGTCGCGAGCGTCAACTTCGTCACGGCGCACGACGGCTTCACGCTCAACGACCTGGTCTCGTACGACGTCAAGCACAACCTCGGAAACGGCGAGCAGAACCGCGACGGCGCCGACACGAACCGCTCGTTCAACCACGGCGCCGAGGGGCGCACCGACGACGAGCGCATCCTCGCCACGCGCCGCAAGGCCATGCGCAACCTCATGGGCACCCTCCTGCTGTCGGCCGGGGTCCCGATGATCACGGCGGGCGACGAGTTCGGGCGCACGCAGCGCGGGAACAACAACGCGTACTGCCACGACTCGCCCCTGACCTGGCTGTCCTGGGACCACGCTCCGTGGCAGCGCGATCTTCTCTCCCACGTGCAGCGCCTCATCGGGATCCGGCACGAGAACCCCGCGCTGCGGCCGGTGCGGTTCGCCCGGCTCGACGAGCACACCCCGTCGGCGTCGGTGATGGACTGGTACGACCGGCACGGCGAGATGATGTCCAGCGAGCGGTGGACCAACCCCGCCCACCGCACACTGCAGTACGTCGCGACGTCCACTCCCGAGGCCGAGCACCCGAACCGCGTGCTGCTCATGGTCCACGGCAACGAGAGCCCGATCGAGGTCACGCTCCCCGCCGTCGACGGCGTCACGCGCTTCGTCTCGCAGTGGTCCAGCGCCGACGAGCGCCCGTCCGACGAGCACGCGTCGTACGCCCCCGGCGACACCGTGTCGCTGGAGGGCACGTCGATGCACCTGTTCCGCGCCGAATGA
- a CDS encoding maltotransferase domain-containing protein: MASSSRSQKSRPWRSASSIPVREAREWQSERTTVSRRVPLVKPRPAVPWGDFTPTAFEGEVVPFAVTSFREGHDRIGVQVRLTSPSGDVSLHRLAALEDGFDTWQTHVALLEQGVWGFRFEGFTDDFATWHHAASVKIAAGVDTALMREMGARLFDRAARERNRPVGQRARLREAAAQLRSESVADHGALEIVDDAVISGYFHDRPLMSLTTLGDERRLLVERERAGVGAWYEFFPRSEGAKRRRDGTVRSGTFRTAARRLPAVAKMGFQVLYLPPIHPIGHINRKGRNNTLRTEPGDPGSPWAIGSEAGGHDAVHPDLGRLADFRAFVRAARAEGIEVALDLALQAAPDHPWVQEHPEWFTTLPDGSIAYAENPPKKYQDIYPVNFDNDPEGIRAEVLRVVRHWIAQGVRIFRVDNPHTKPLQFWEWLIAKVSTDFPDVVFLAEAFTRPAPLQSLAAAGFQQSYTYFTWRNSKAELEEFLSGLAHETDDFLRPNLFVNTPDILTEYLQFGGRPAYRIRAAIAATAAPTYGVYAGYELYENVARPGSEENIDNEKYEYKVRDWAGAEERGDSLAPFLTRLNEIRAAHPALRQLRNLSIHWSDDDAILVYVKHLDAALSPTGKSDTVIVVVNVDPHSVRQTLVHLDTRVWGVTPGDAFDVEDLITGETWTWTDHNFVMLDAFREPVHILHVKES, encoded by the coding sequence GTGGCCAGCTCGTCCCGTAGCCAGAAGTCCCGCCCCTGGAGGAGCGCAAGCTCCATCCCCGTCCGCGAAGCCCGCGAATGGCAGTCCGAACGGACGACCGTCTCGCGCCGTGTGCCGCTGGTCAAGCCGCGGCCGGCGGTGCCCTGGGGGGACTTCACCCCCACGGCGTTCGAGGGCGAAGTGGTGCCGTTCGCGGTGACGTCGTTCCGCGAGGGCCACGATCGCATCGGGGTGCAGGTCCGCCTCACCTCGCCGTCGGGCGACGTGTCGCTGCACCGCCTGGCCGCCCTCGAGGACGGCTTCGACACGTGGCAGACGCACGTGGCGCTCCTCGAGCAGGGAGTGTGGGGATTCCGGTTCGAGGGATTCACCGACGACTTCGCGACGTGGCACCACGCCGCGTCCGTCAAGATCGCGGCGGGCGTCGACACCGCCCTCATGCGCGAGATGGGGGCGCGCCTGTTCGACCGGGCCGCTCGCGAGCGCAATCGCCCCGTCGGGCAGCGTGCCCGCCTCCGCGAGGCCGCCGCCCAGCTGCGCAGCGAATCCGTCGCCGACCACGGCGCACTCGAGATCGTCGACGACGCCGTCATCTCCGGGTACTTCCACGACCGTCCGCTCATGTCGCTGACCACCCTCGGCGACGAGCGCCGGCTTCTGGTGGAGCGCGAGCGCGCCGGCGTCGGAGCGTGGTACGAGTTCTTCCCGCGCTCCGAGGGCGCCAAGCGACGCCGGGACGGCACCGTCAGGTCGGGCACGTTCCGCACGGCGGCGCGGCGGCTCCCGGCCGTCGCGAAGATGGGCTTCCAGGTGCTGTATCTGCCGCCCATCCACCCCATCGGGCACATCAACCGCAAGGGCCGCAACAACACCCTCCGCACCGAGCCGGGCGACCCGGGCTCGCCGTGGGCGATCGGATCCGAGGCGGGCGGGCACGACGCCGTCCACCCCGATCTCGGGCGGCTGGCCGACTTCCGCGCCTTCGTGCGCGCCGCTCGCGCCGAGGGCATCGAGGTCGCCCTCGACCTCGCGCTGCAGGCGGCGCCCGACCACCCGTGGGTCCAGGAGCACCCGGAGTGGTTCACGACCCTCCCGGACGGCTCGATCGCGTACGCCGAGAACCCTCCCAAGAAGTACCAGGACATCTACCCCGTCAACTTCGACAACGACCCCGAGGGCATCCGCGCCGAGGTGCTGCGGGTCGTGCGCCACTGGATCGCCCAGGGCGTGCGCATCTTCCGCGTCGACAACCCGCACACCAAGCCCCTCCAGTTCTGGGAGTGGCTCATCGCGAAGGTCAGCACGGACTTCCCCGACGTGGTCTTCCTCGCCGAAGCGTTCACGCGGCCGGCGCCGCTGCAGAGCCTGGCGGCCGCCGGGTTCCAGCAGAGCTACACGTACTTCACGTGGCGCAACAGCAAGGCGGAGCTCGAGGAGTTCCTGAGCGGCCTCGCGCACGAGACGGACGACTTCCTGCGGCCGAACCTGTTCGTCAACACCCCCGACATCCTCACCGAGTACCTGCAGTTCGGCGGACGCCCCGCCTACCGCATCCGCGCGGCGATCGCCGCGACGGCGGCGCCCACCTACGGCGTGTACGCGGGCTACGAGCTGTACGAGAACGTCGCCCGCCCCGGCTCCGAAGAGAACATCGACAACGAGAAGTACGAGTACAAGGTCCGCGACTGGGCGGGCGCCGAGGAGCGCGGCGACTCGCTCGCACCCTTCCTCACGCGGCTGAACGAGATCCGCGCGGCGCATCCGGCGCTGCGCCAGCTGCGCAACCTCAGCATCCACTGGAGCGACGACGACGCGATCCTCGTGTACGTCAAGCACCTCGATGCCGCGCTGTCGCCGACCGGAAAGTCCGACACCGTCATCGTCGTCGTCAACGTCGACCCGCACTCGGTCCGTCAGACGCTCGTGCACCTCGACACGCGCGTGTGGGGCGTGACCCCCGGCGACGCCTTCGACGTCGAAGACCTCATCACGGGTGAGACCTGGACGTGGACGGATCACAACTTCGTGATGCTCGACGCGTTCCGCGAGCCCGTCCACATCCTGCACGTGAAGGAGTCATGA
- the glgB gene encoding 1,4-alpha-glucan branching protein GlgB, translating into MMHLSPELLDEVAGGSHHDPHAVLGIHAGDAPGTWVIRTRRPLAETVTAVFDDGRRVPLEHVRSGIWEGTLDGRRGPYQITATYADAPDYTADDPYRHEPLVGDLDLHLIAEGRHEQLWNVLGAHVIEHDGSRGARFAVWAPNARAVRVVGDFNGWDGTGHAMRSMGASGVWELFVPGLGSGSTYKFELRTRWGTWVTKADPMARFAEVPPATASVVTESSYEWSDGDWMSSRGRTTPLSKPMSVYELHLGSWRAGLSYRDAADALVDYVTSLGFTHVEFLPLAEHPFGGSWGYQVTGYFAPTSRFGRPDDLRYLIDRLHQAGVGVIMDWVPGHFPKDDFALARFDGDTLYEHGDPHRGEHKDWGTLIFDYGRREVRNFLVANALYWLEEFHVDGLRVDAVASMLYLDYSREPGEWTPNIHGGRENLEAISFLQEVTATAYKRYPGIAMIAEESTSFPGVTKPTDHAGLGFGFKWNMGWMNDSLTYISRDPLYRGHHEGELSFSYVYAFSENFILPISHDEVVHGKGSLIGRMPGDHWQQLANMRAFLAYMWGHPGKQLLFMGQEFGQYAEWSEGRELDWWILDQPAHRQLQSFVGNLNRVYRDESALWSRDSDGSAFTRLGAPTWNPNVQAIARRDWHGNTIVMVCNFAGNPVYDYELDMPEKGVWQEILNSDAQEFGGSGVGNLGMVTAGDDHRARMILPPLGVLWLKHAPHAHIPSPTQG; encoded by the coding sequence ATGATGCACCTCTCCCCCGAACTTCTCGACGAGGTCGCCGGAGGATCGCATCACGATCCGCATGCGGTGCTGGGCATCCACGCCGGCGACGCTCCCGGCACGTGGGTGATCCGCACGCGCCGCCCGCTCGCCGAAACCGTCACCGCCGTCTTCGACGACGGCCGCCGCGTCCCGCTCGAGCACGTGCGGTCGGGCATCTGGGAGGGCACGCTCGACGGCCGACGCGGGCCATACCAGATCACCGCCACCTACGCCGACGCCCCCGACTACACGGCGGACGACCCCTACCGGCACGAACCCCTCGTCGGCGACCTGGATCTGCACCTGATCGCCGAAGGGCGTCACGAGCAGCTGTGGAACGTCCTCGGGGCGCACGTGATCGAGCACGACGGCTCGCGCGGCGCCCGGTTCGCCGTGTGGGCGCCGAACGCGCGCGCCGTCCGGGTGGTCGGCGACTTCAACGGCTGGGACGGCACGGGCCACGCGATGCGCTCGATGGGCGCGAGCGGCGTGTGGGAGCTGTTCGTGCCCGGTCTGGGGTCCGGCTCCACCTACAAGTTCGAGCTCCGCACCCGCTGGGGCACGTGGGTCACCAAGGCCGACCCGATGGCGCGCTTCGCCGAGGTCCCGCCGGCGACGGCATCCGTCGTCACCGAGTCGTCGTACGAATGGTCCGACGGCGACTGGATGTCGTCGAGGGGCCGCACGACGCCGCTGTCCAAGCCGATGTCGGTGTACGAGCTGCACCTCGGCTCGTGGCGCGCGGGGCTGTCGTACCGGGATGCCGCCGACGCCCTCGTCGACTACGTCACCTCGCTGGGCTTCACCCACGTCGAGTTCCTGCCGCTGGCCGAGCACCCGTTCGGCGGTTCGTGGGGCTACCAGGTCACCGGGTACTTCGCGCCCACGAGCCGCTTCGGCCGGCCGGACGACCTGCGGTACCTGATCGACCGGCTCCACCAGGCGGGCGTCGGCGTGATCATGGACTGGGTCCCGGGCCACTTCCCCAAGGACGACTTCGCGCTGGCGCGGTTCGACGGCGACACGCTCTACGAGCACGGCGATCCGCACCGCGGTGAGCACAAGGACTGGGGAACCCTCATCTTCGACTACGGCCGGCGCGAGGTGCGCAACTTCCTCGTCGCCAACGCGCTGTACTGGCTCGAGGAGTTCCACGTCGACGGTCTGCGGGTGGACGCCGTCGCATCGATGCTGTACCTCGACTACTCGCGCGAACCGGGCGAGTGGACGCCCAACATCCACGGCGGCCGCGAGAACCTCGAAGCCATCTCGTTCCTGCAGGAGGTCACCGCGACCGCGTACAAGCGCTACCCGGGGATCGCGATGATCGCCGAGGAGTCCACGAGCTTCCCCGGCGTGACCAAGCCCACCGACCACGCCGGACTCGGGTTCGGATTCAAGTGGAACATGGGCTGGATGAACGACTCGCTGACGTACATCTCGCGCGACCCGCTCTACCGCGGGCATCACGAGGGCGAACTGTCGTTCTCGTACGTCTACGCGTTCAGCGAGAACTTCATCCTGCCGATCAGCCACGACGAGGTCGTGCACGGCAAGGGCAGCCTCATCGGGCGGATGCCCGGCGACCACTGGCAGCAGCTGGCCAACATGCGCGCCTTCCTGGCGTACATGTGGGGGCACCCGGGCAAGCAGCTGCTGTTCATGGGCCAGGAGTTCGGCCAGTACGCCGAATGGTCCGAGGGCAGGGAGCTGGACTGGTGGATCCTCGACCAGCCCGCCCACCGGCAGCTGCAGAGCTTCGTCGGCAACCTCAACCGCGTGTACCGCGACGAGTCCGCCCTGTGGTCGCGCGACTCCGACGGATCGGCCTTCACGAGGCTGGGGGCGCCGACCTGGAACCCGAACGTCCAGGCCATCGCGCGGCGCGACTGGCACGGCAACACGATCGTGATGGTGTGCAACTTCGCCGGCAACCCCGTGTACGACTACGAGCTCGACATGCCCGAGAAGGGTGTGTGGCAGGAGATCCTCAACTCCGACGCGCAGGAGTTCGGAGGCTCGGGCGTCGGCAACCTCGGCATGGTGACCGCCGGCGACGACCACCGGGCCCGGATGATCCTCCCGCCGCTGGGGGTGCTGTGGCTCAAGCACGCACCCCACGCGCACATCCCCTCACCCACGCAGGGGTGA
- a CDS encoding tetratricopeptide repeat protein, giving the protein MTDASLGAAVRGAVDLSSLRNKPAPNAAAPTAGAGSFVMDVTDATFGQAMELSRTVPVVVDLWAEWCGPCKQLSPVLEKVVTEHAGRLVLAKVDVDANPQISQAFRAQSIPMVVALVAGQPVPLFNGAVPEQQVREVFAQLLQLAAQHGVTGSVGEPAEEGAEPAEPPLPPLHAEAHDAIEAGDYARAIAAYEKAIAENPRDADARAGLGQVRLLDRVQGVDLEAARAAAAADARDVAAQLVVADLDVAGGHVADGFDRLLELFQELPGDERAAVRERLLELFGVIGDGDPRVVRARSRLASMLF; this is encoded by the coding sequence GTGACCGATGCCTCTCTGGGCGCCGCCGTGCGCGGCGCCGTCGACCTGTCGTCCCTGCGGAACAAGCCCGCTCCGAACGCCGCCGCGCCGACCGCCGGCGCAGGCTCGTTCGTGATGGACGTCACCGATGCCACGTTCGGCCAGGCGATGGAGCTGTCGCGCACCGTCCCGGTCGTGGTGGACCTGTGGGCCGAGTGGTGCGGGCCGTGCAAGCAGCTGAGCCCCGTGCTCGAGAAGGTCGTCACGGAGCACGCCGGGCGCCTGGTGCTCGCGAAGGTCGACGTCGATGCGAACCCGCAGATCTCGCAGGCGTTCCGCGCGCAGTCGATCCCGATGGTCGTCGCCCTCGTCGCCGGTCAGCCGGTTCCCCTGTTCAACGGGGCGGTGCCCGAGCAGCAGGTGCGCGAGGTGTTCGCCCAGCTCCTGCAGCTCGCCGCTCAGCACGGCGTGACGGGGTCGGTGGGCGAGCCCGCTGAGGAGGGCGCCGAGCCCGCCGAGCCGCCGCTCCCGCCGCTCCACGCCGAAGCGCACGACGCGATCGAGGCCGGCGACTACGCCCGCGCCATCGCGGCGTACGAGAAGGCGATCGCCGAGAACCCCCGCGACGCCGATGCGCGCGCGGGACTCGGCCAGGTGCGCCTGCTGGACCGCGTGCAGGGCGTCGACCTCGAGGCCGCGCGCGCCGCTGCCGCCGCAGACGCGCGCGATGTCGCCGCGCAGCTCGTGGTGGCCGACCTGGATGTGGCCGGAGGCCACGTCGCCGACGGCTTCGACCGGCTGCTCGAACTCTTCCAGGAGCTGCCCGGCGACGAGCGCGCCGCCGTGCGCGAGCGCCTGCTCGAGCTGTTCGGGGTCATCGGCGACGGCGACCCGCGCGTCGTGCGCGCCCGCTCCCGCCTGGCGTCGATGCTGTTCTGA
- a CDS encoding glycosyl transferase, with protein sequence MRFVWAVAAFVLAAVMIGAGIAQRTVFQGPDSETAAVPAHESTPYVMIDGAVLNRLPGAQTLRAQADGDIFAAYGRTADMTAWLSDATYTSVTLADDGEIVAETVVPEPEAVAEDDAEAEEDTDAANPGRNPAGSDLWLDEFTQTDLMIAPLQLPSEMSVIVATDGTEPAPSTITLSWPIPNATPWAGPLIVGGAVLMAIGVLLYILGFRHARRARGPRRKGLPLPPTEPIDVAVEGEEKGVISASGPTRRSLGSSRRTLVAIPALAVSALLFAGCDADAWPELAATPTPSPSATVIVPEGQQSPAVTKAQAERILSRIAETVAQADEDLSVKTASTRLSGAMLETRTTNYTLRDAISDYKTPAAILAKPLSIVLPQAYDGWPRSVLAVVDDVETKTSSIMVITQEDPWSEYELSYQASLEADTPMPDLAPSYIGATQVAPDSPFLIMQPDQVAAAYADIINNGDDSEYAGLFDAETDQFRLKIESDRERRLKEFNETASKTGSLTFSSKAGSEEPFAIATLESGAIVAVTVEESDKVKPTNSDAVIKLENNPTVETLAGVEQSASGFTTTFLDQLFFYVPGQGSSEKIQLLGYASDILNAKVIK encoded by the coding sequence GTGCGATTCGTATGGGCCGTGGCGGCCTTCGTCCTCGCGGCGGTGATGATCGGCGCTGGCATCGCCCAGCGAACGGTCTTCCAGGGACCCGATTCGGAGACGGCGGCCGTCCCCGCGCACGAGTCCACGCCGTACGTGATGATCGACGGCGCCGTGCTGAACCGCCTGCCGGGCGCGCAGACGCTTCGCGCGCAGGCGGACGGCGACATCTTCGCCGCCTACGGGCGCACCGCGGACATGACCGCGTGGCTCTCCGACGCGACGTACACCTCGGTCACGCTCGCAGACGACGGTGAGATCGTCGCGGAGACGGTCGTTCCCGAGCCCGAAGCGGTCGCCGAGGACGACGCGGAGGCCGAGGAGGACACGGACGCCGCGAACCCCGGCCGCAATCCCGCCGGATCCGATCTGTGGCTCGACGAGTTCACCCAGACGGATCTCATGATCGCGCCGCTGCAGCTGCCCTCGGAGATGAGCGTGATCGTCGCGACCGACGGCACCGAGCCCGCGCCCAGCACGATCACGCTGTCGTGGCCGATCCCCAACGCGACGCCCTGGGCGGGACCGCTCATCGTCGGGGGAGCCGTTCTGATGGCGATCGGCGTGCTGCTGTACATCCTCGGGTTCCGGCACGCCCGCCGCGCACGCGGACCGCGTCGCAAGGGTCTGCCGCTTCCTCCCACCGAGCCGATCGACGTCGCCGTCGAGGGCGAGGAGAAGGGCGTCATCAGCGCGTCCGGCCCGACCCGTCGCTCGCTCGGCAGCAGCCGCCGCACGCTCGTGGCGATCCCCGCCCTCGCGGTGTCGGCTCTGCTGTTCGCCGGCTGCGACGCGGATGCCTGGCCGGAGCTGGCCGCGACTCCGACGCCGAGCCCGAGCGCGACGGTCATCGTGCCCGAGGGGCAGCAGTCGCCGGCGGTCACGAAGGCCCAGGCCGAGCGCATCCTCTCGCGCATCGCCGAGACGGTCGCCCAGGCCGACGAGGACCTCTCGGTGAAGACGGCCTCCACACGGCTCAGCGGCGCGATGCTCGAAACGCGCACGACCAACTACACGCTGCGCGACGCGATCTCGGACTACAAGACCCCCGCGGCGATCCTCGCGAAGCCGCTGTCGATCGTCCTCCCGCAGGCCTACGACGGCTGGCCGCGGTCGGTGCTCGCGGTCGTCGACGACGTCGAGACCAAGACCTCCAGCATCATGGTGATCACGCAGGAGGACCCGTGGTCGGAGTACGAGCTCAGCTACCAGGCGAGCCTCGAGGCCGACACGCCGATGCCCGACCTCGCGCCCTCGTACATCGGGGCCACACAGGTCGCGCCCGATTCGCCGTTCCTCATCATGCAGCCCGATCAGGTCGCCGCGGCGTACGCCGACATCATCAACAACGGCGATGACAGCGAGTACGCCGGCCTGTTCGACGCCGAGACCGACCAGTTCCGGCTCAAGATCGAGAGCGACCGGGAGCGCCGGCTGAAGGAGTTCAACGAGACCGCGTCGAAGACCGGCAGCCTGACCTTCTCGTCGAAGGCGGGGTCGGAGGAGCCGTTCGCGATCGCGACCCTCGAGAGCGGCGCCATCGTCGCCGTCACGGTCGAGGAGTCCGACAAGGTCAAGCCGACCAACAGCGACGCGGTCATCAAGCTCGAGAACAACCCGACGGTCGAGACCCTCGCCGGTGTCGAGCAGTCGGCCTCGGGCTTCACGACCACGTTCCTCGACCAGCTGTTCTTCTACGTGCCCGGACAGGGATCGAGCGAGAAGATCCAGCTCCTGGGATACGCTTCGGACATTCTCAACGCGAAGGTGATCAAGTGA
- a CDS encoding AI-2E family transporter has translation MKFHNPFRVAFVATLGVGLGLLLIGSVQTLSTILLYVGTALFLSLGLDPIVAWLERRRLPRWAAVLVTVLAVLAMFAGIVLMVVPIIVGQITQLVTTVQSLIERGTWDPVTELREWMTTTFPLLEVDQVFLYIQEWVDSLDLSAVGSQVGGGLIAFAGSILAGLAGAFIVLILTIYFTASTPSLKRAVYQLVPASKRARFIDLGEQITDSVGFYVIGQLSLGVINGVLSAIFLSIIGAPFPAVLAVIAFFFSLIPLVGTLTGSTIIVLTCLIPGLSTPTTALIAAIYYLVYMQIEAYVISPRIMSRAVSVPGAVVVIAALAGGSLLGLLGALIAIPVAASILILYRQVVIPRQNER, from the coding sequence ATGAAGTTCCACAATCCGTTCCGAGTGGCATTCGTCGCGACCCTCGGCGTCGGACTCGGGCTGCTCCTGATCGGCAGCGTCCAGACGCTCTCCACCATCCTGCTGTACGTCGGCACGGCGCTGTTCCTCTCGCTCGGCCTCGACCCGATCGTCGCGTGGCTCGAGCGCCGGAGACTCCCCCGATGGGCGGCCGTGCTCGTGACGGTGCTGGCGGTCCTGGCGATGTTCGCGGGCATCGTCCTCATGGTGGTCCCGATCATCGTGGGCCAGATCACGCAGCTCGTCACGACGGTGCAGTCGCTCATCGAGCGGGGCACCTGGGACCCGGTGACCGAACTGCGCGAATGGATGACGACGACCTTCCCCCTGCTCGAGGTCGATCAGGTTTTCCTCTACATCCAGGAGTGGGTCGACTCGCTCGACCTCAGCGCCGTCGGCAGCCAGGTGGGCGGGGGGCTCATCGCCTTCGCGGGGAGCATCCTGGCCGGACTCGCGGGCGCCTTCATCGTGCTCATCCTGACGATCTACTTCACCGCGTCGACCCCGAGCCTGAAGCGGGCCGTGTACCAGCTCGTGCCGGCGTCCAAGCGCGCGCGCTTCATCGACCTCGGCGAGCAGATCACCGACTCGGTGGGCTTCTACGTCATCGGGCAGCTGAGCCTGGGCGTCATCAACGGCGTGCTGAGCGCCATCTTCCTGTCGATCATCGGAGCGCCGTTCCCCGCGGTGCTGGCGGTGATCGCGTTCTTCTTCTCGCTCATCCCGCTGGTGGGCACCCTCACCGGGTCGACGATCATCGTGCTGACCTGTCTGATCCCCGGTCTGAGCACGCCGACGACGGCGCTCATCGCGGCGATCTACTACCTCGTGTACATGCAGATCGAGGCGTACGTGATCTCGCCGCGCATCATGAGCCGCGCCGTGTCGGTGCCGGGGGCCGTCGTGGTGATCGCCGCCCTCGCGGGCGGCTCGCTGCTCGGCCTGCTCGGAGCGCTCATCGCCATCCCCGTCGCGGCGAGCATCCTCATCCTCTACCGCCAGGTGGTCATCCCCCGGCAGAACGAACGGTGA
- a CDS encoding alpha/beta hydrolase: MEIRGPMMLPAQREDITLETIDGVELVGELAVPLDREPVATLVTLHPLPTAGGFMDSHIIRKAAARLPALADLAVLRFNTRGTTSPRGTSGGEFDGGRAEAFDVAAAVDFARERGLPHLWIVGWSFGTELALKYGRDHAVDGTILLSPPLHRTSPEELAAWAGDPRPMVVLVPEHDDFLRPDAAVERFAGVPHANLIAVDGAKHLWVGETQTRRVLTEIVAAVNPDALPLPTEWHGKVVEGV, translated from the coding sequence ATGGAGATTCGCGGACCGATGATGCTGCCCGCACAGCGGGAGGACATCACGCTCGAGACGATCGACGGCGTCGAACTCGTGGGCGAACTGGCCGTGCCGCTGGACCGCGAGCCGGTCGCGACGCTGGTCACCCTGCATCCGCTGCCCACGGCGGGCGGCTTCATGGACTCCCACATCATCCGCAAGGCGGCTGCTCGGCTGCCGGCTCTCGCGGACCTCGCGGTGCTGCGGTTCAACACGCGGGGGACGACGTCGCCGCGCGGCACGAGCGGCGGCGAGTTCGACGGCGGCCGGGCGGAGGCGTTCGACGTGGCGGCCGCGGTCGACTTCGCGCGCGAGCGCGGTCTGCCGCACCTGTGGATCGTCGGCTGGTCCTTCGGGACCGAGCTGGCGCTGAAGTACGGCCGCGATCACGCCGTCGACGGGACCATCCTGCTCTCGCCGCCGCTGCACCGCACCTCGCCGGAGGAGCTGGCGGCGTGGGCCGGCGATCCCCGCCCCATGGTGGTGCTCGTCCCCGAGCACGACGACTTCCTGCGGCCGGACGCCGCCGTCGAGCGCTTCGCCGGGGTGCCGCACGCGAACCTCATCGCGGTGGACGGCGCCAAGCACCTGTGGGTCGGCGAGACGCAGACGCGTCGCGTCCTGACCGAGATCGTGGCGGCGGTCAATCCCGACGCGCTCCCGCTGCCGACCGAGTGGCACGGCAAGGTCGTCGAAGGGGTCTGA